In Plasmodium gaboni strain SY75 chromosome 11, whole genome shotgun sequence, the following proteins share a genomic window:
- a CDS encoding hypothetical protein (conserved Plasmodium protein, unknown function), whose protein sequence is MSEFYENDEDVLQMIQHIKKITKESKRKYELDIDSLVEDTKINLINNVNDEKNNIKQEIDDKIKKLKEDIRKHEKNIKDKNKLYQKLKRELANVVNNYKNKIKEFYLQTENFMKTYENEKKELDELEEKEWKDLNIQCIEILNNTKSNIYATKDETSEKLRKVLKSIL, encoded by the exons atgtcGGAATTTTATGAGAACGATGAAGACGTTCTACAAATGATCcaacatataaaaaaaataacgAAAGAATctaaaagaaaatatgaacTTGATATAGACAGTCTCGTTGAAGATACAAAAATTAATCTAATTAATAATGTAAATGAtgagaaaaataatattaaacaagaaattgatgataaaataaaaaaattgaagGAGGATATTAGAAaacatgaaaaaaatattaaagacaaaaataaattgtatcaaaaattaaaacGTGAATTAGCTAATGTTGTAAACaattataagaataaaatcAAG GAGTTTTATTTACAAACTGAAAATTTTATGAAGACatatgaaaatgaaaaaaaagaactAGACGAattagaagaaaaagaatgGAAAGACTTAAATATACAATGTATAGAAATTCTAAATAATACCAAGTCAAATATATACGCTACTAAAGATGAAACTAGCGAAAAACTTAGAAAGGTATTAAAATCCATTCTTtaa
- a CDS encoding putative U6 snRNA-associated Sm-like protein LSm4, giving the protein MVFPLTLLKCSQNQPVMVELKNGETYSGFLVFCDRFMNLHMKNIICTSKDGDKFWKISECYVRGNSIKYIRVQDQAIEQAIEETAEQKARNMGRGRGGRGRGRGGMNRGTYGRGRGGAMRRGGRGQ; this is encoded by the exons atgGTG TTTCCCTTAACTTTGTTAAAATGTTCTCAAAATCAACCAGTG ATGGTTGAATTAAAGAATGGAGAAACATACAGTGGTTTTTTAGTTTTCTGTGATCGATTTATGAATTTgcatatgaaaaatataatatgtacATCAAAAGACGGAGATAAATTCTGGAAAATTTCAGAGTGTTATGTGAGAGGAAATagtataaaatatattcgTGTGCAAGATCAAGCTATAGAACAAGCCATTGAAGAAACAGCCGAAC aaaaaGCTAGAAATATGGGAAGAGGAAGAGGAGGACGTGGTAGAGGCCGAGGTGGCATGAATAGGGGCACGTATGGGCGAGGTCGCGGAGGTGCCATGAGAAGAGGAGGAAGAGGTCAATGA
- a CDS encoding putative nucleic acid binding protein (part of same gene as PGSY75_1107100A~gap found within coding sequence) yields the protein SATTIETLRNYFEKFGEIIDIYMPNDVYTNRPRGIAFVTFLDNDSVKKILSDGHSKHIIDGKEVVLDLADPENKGKNK from the exons atAGTGCAACTACTATTGAGACACTAAGAAATTATTTCGAAAAATTTGGGGAAattattgatatatatatgccaaatg aTGTATATACTAATCGCCCGAGAGGTATAGCTTTTGTTACTTTCTTGGATAATGACAGcgtaaaaaaaattttatcaGATGGACATTCAAAACATATAATTGATGGAAAAGAA GTTGTACTAGATTTAGCAGATCCGGaaaataaaggaaaaaataaatga
- a CDS encoding putative nucleic acid binding protein (part of same gene as PGSY75_1107100B~gap found within coding sequence) gives MQEEKRKKSAEQEEVDKDTNQNEKCINIKREDYKTNNIYEDRDTNNVSNNIFNEISVKERSQDNTECKENDTFDKKHVTSHNKILKLSNEKNNLSSKEKENIIHNDRGEIKDDNKINDNDIPGKDKNGKTDIGNDNNNNDNIKSNNILESEVHDIQKNGKDNKKNQNEVNDTISSPSKGENNINKLNANEKDSIINNKDEYKKKKKNEQKNNKTAQKEKSVFVDEVIKEYPRIFATRLPFEASKKDLETYFSKYGKIVDIYVSRNISNNKNKGFGFVSFEKQESMNKVLKEKLHIICGKEIVVDVASMRDDKYKHLFHMPSENYLMKNEKKDKRFMKNRNKTNSFKYPIYNNVNNISDISKMGYQNMIIPNVNNFPSTNYQPLAYQDFNMKASFRNVYSPFLYNPYIKPFNPTYKNSTPILTNDYVYNLINYNIWNNVIPYGNNMYTSKKMSMPNYYYSRPYPNQSIAVKNNITRPQNFNKNEKPRTNNTSFTRKLPGGDEWNKRGYKLFVTKL, from the exons ATGcaagaagaaaaaagaaagaaatCTGCAGAACAAGAAGAAGTAGATAAAGATACAAATCAGAATgaaaaatgtataaatatcAAAAGGGAGGattataaaacaaataatatatatgaagatAGAGATACAAATAACGtaagtaataatatatttaatgaaaTATCAGTAAAAGAAAGAAGTCAGGATAACACTGAGTgtaaagaaaatgataCGTTCGATAAAAAACATGTTACATctcataataaaatattaaaattatcaaatgaaaagaataaCTTGTCatcaaaagaaaaagaaaatattatacataaCGATAGAGGAGAAATTAAggatgataataaaataaatgataatgatattccaggaaaagataaaaatgGAAAGACGGATATTGgaaatgataataataataatgataatattaaaa gtaataatatattagaaaGCGAAGTTCACGACATTcaaaaaaatggaaaagataataaaaaaaaccAAAATGAAGTGAATGATACAATATCCTCACCTTCTAAAGGAGAGAACAacattaataaattaaatgCAAATGAAAAGGATTCcattataaataacaaGGATgagtataaaaaaaaaaaaaaaaacgaacaaaaaaataataagacTGCTCAAAAGGAGAAATCTGTTTTTGTGGATGag GTGATTAAGGAATACCCACGAATATTTGCCACCAGATTACCATTCGAAGCAAGCAAAAAAGATTTGGaaacatatttttctaaatatggaaaaattgtagatatatatgtttcaagaaatatatcaaataataaaaataaaggtTTCGGTTTTGTTTCTTTTGAAAAACAGGAATCGATGAACAAg GTCCTAAAAGAGAAGttacatataatttgtGGAAAGGAAATTGTGGTTGACGTGGCCTCCATGAGAgatgataaatataaacatcTTTTTC ATATGCCATCTGagaattatttaatgaaaaatgaaaaaaaggataaacgatttatgaaaaataggaataaaacaaattcttttaaataccctatttataataatgtgaataatatttcggatatatcaaaaatgggatatcaaaatatgattattccaaatgtaaataatttCCCTTCGACTAATTATCAACCTCTAg CATATCAAGATTTCAATATGAAAGCTAGCTTTAGAAATGTGTACTCaccatttttatataatccATATATAAAACCATTCAATCCAACATATAAAAACAGCACCCCTATTCTAACAAATgattatgtttataatttaataaattataatatatggAATAACGTAATACCTTACGgtaataatatgtatacTTCCAAAAAAATGTCAATGCCAAACTATTATTACAGCAGACCATATCCCAATCAAA GTATAGCTgtgaaaaataatattaccCGTCCGCAAAATTTcaataaaaatgaaaaacCCAGAACAAATAATACGTCAT TTACTCGTAAACTTCCTGGAGGAGATGAATGGAACAAAAGGGGCTACAAATTATTCGTTACCAAACTG